One segment of Niabella beijingensis DNA contains the following:
- a CDS encoding TonB-dependent receptor — MNPAVFYRRAILSLFALFFSQSLLMAQTTGTQSVRGRVLDAVTRFPVGDATIAVLDTDPAECRSDKDGYFKLDVPLGRYSFVITHTGYESYTVPEVLITAGKEEQLTILLTEKTTLLDEVIVQTRGKQALNNELIAVSGTLFNPADTRRFAGSIGDPARMISGMAGVANASDGRNDIVVRGNSPLGLLWQLEGINIANPNHYGSLVSTGGPVSILNANNLAKSDFIAGAFPAQYGNALGGVFDLRLRNGNPERTEAVGEISFSGFEAGIEGPFSRKSKASYLVNYRYSTVGILQAIGFNVGTGAAIPQYQDLNFKVYIPLSAKHTLSIWGMGGPSKIDFLGNEADTVNNKNLYGAEHTNLFSRFFTGIAGLNLESNFSRRTFGKLSIGVNRATEKNLADSISEQTREAYRTGETHFKTTRYEIAYTLAHKFSPRTNLLSGLNATAFKYQLFDKRIYGDDESETIQIDENTNTALLQTYSQLKHRFTERLTLIAGLHYQRLMLNGSGAVEPRASLQYELPGRQTISVAYGDHSQMQPPVVYFKRSYSNEQPVYTNRQLGFTRSRQFVLSYANRFAPSVQLKTEAYYQRLSHVPVTRYPSGFSMLNEGSGFGLILKDSLVNNGTGANYGLDLTLEKSFSHHYYFLITGSLFQSKYKGSDGIERNTTFNNNYVANMLAGKDFRLEGDQHIFSVSLRMTVMGGRYASPVDVAASASGRGTIYDEERNPYSIKQAPYFRTDLKLGGRRNFKRSTLEGGVDLRNVTNRQHLFVQLYDRKTQRVVNQYQPGILVVPYFRFTF, encoded by the coding sequence ATGAATCCGGCTGTTTTTTACAGGAGGGCAATCCTGTCTCTTTTTGCGCTGTTTTTTAGTCAATCCCTGTTGATGGCGCAAACCACCGGGACCCAGTCAGTGCGGGGGCGGGTTCTGGATGCTGTAACCCGGTTCCCGGTCGGGGATGCCACGATAGCTGTTTTGGATACTGACCCTGCAGAGTGCCGGTCTGATAAAGACGGCTATTTTAAATTGGATGTACCCCTGGGCCGGTACAGTTTTGTGATTACGCATACCGGTTATGAGTCCTATACCGTCCCGGAGGTACTGATAACCGCTGGGAAGGAGGAACAATTGACAATACTGCTGACGGAAAAAACCACCCTTTTAGATGAGGTGATCGTTCAAACCCGGGGCAAACAGGCATTGAATAATGAACTGATCGCGGTGAGCGGAACCCTATTTAATCCCGCGGATACCCGCCGTTTTGCCGGGTCGATCGGTGATCCGGCCCGTATGATCAGCGGGATGGCAGGGGTGGCCAATGCATCGGATGGCCGTAATGATATTGTGGTGCGTGGTAATTCTCCCCTGGGGCTGTTATGGCAGCTGGAGGGGATCAACATTGCCAATCCCAATCATTACGGATCCCTGGTGAGCACCGGCGGCCCCGTAAGTATCTTAAATGCCAACAACCTGGCAAAATCGGATTTTATTGCCGGTGCTTTTCCGGCGCAGTATGGAAATGCCCTGGGCGGGGTATTTGATCTGCGCCTGCGGAACGGGAATCCCGAAAGAACGGAGGCCGTTGGAGAGATCAGCTTTTCCGGGTTCGAGGCGGGCATCGAAGGCCCTTTTTCCCGGAAAAGCAAGGCCTCCTACCTGGTCAATTACCGGTATTCAACCGTTGGGATACTGCAGGCCATCGGGTTCAATGTGGGCACCGGTGCTGCCATTCCCCAGTATCAGGATCTGAACTTTAAGGTCTATATCCCGCTGTCGGCAAAGCATACGCTTTCCATTTGGGGAATGGGCGGCCCCAGCAAAATAGATTTCCTGGGCAATGAAGCCGATACGGTAAACAATAAGAATCTTTACGGGGCAGAGCATACCAATCTGTTTTCGCGTTTTTTTACAGGTATAGCCGGACTCAACCTGGAATCCAATTTCAGCCGGAGAACCTTCGGGAAGCTCAGCATTGGGGTCAACCGGGCTACAGAGAAGAACCTGGCTGACTCCATCAGTGAGCAAACCCGGGAAGCCTATCGCACCGGTGAAACTCATTTTAAAACCACCCGGTATGAGATCGCGTACACACTGGCGCATAAATTCAGCCCCAGAACAAATCTTCTTTCAGGGCTTAATGCAACTGCTTTTAAGTACCAGCTGTTTGATAAGCGGATCTATGGCGATGATGAATCAGAAACCATCCAGATCGATGAAAACACGAATACCGCACTATTACAGACATATAGCCAGCTCAAACACCGGTTTACGGAACGGTTAACCCTCATCGCCGGTTTGCATTACCAGCGGCTGATGCTGAACGGATCCGGTGCTGTTGAACCACGCGCATCCCTGCAGTACGAGCTGCCGGGCCGTCAAACGATCAGCGTTGCTTACGGGGATCATTCACAAATGCAACCCCCGGTTGTTTATTTTAAACGGTCCTATAGCAATGAGCAGCCCGTGTATACCAACCGGCAGCTGGGCTTTACCCGCAGCCGGCAATTTGTGCTGAGTTATGCCAACCGGTTCGCTCCCTCTGTGCAGCTGAAGACAGAGGCGTACTATCAACGACTGTCGCATGTGCCGGTGACGCGCTATCCTTCCGGTTTTTCGATGCTGAATGAGGGTAGTGGTTTTGGACTTATTTTAAAGGACAGCCTGGTGAATAACGGTACGGGCGCCAACTATGGTTTGGATCTTACCCTGGAAAAATCCTTCAGCCATCATTATTATTTTTTAATAACCGGCAGTTTGTTCCAGTCGAAGTACAAGGGCAGCGATGGCATAGAGCGGAACACCACTTTTAACAATAATTATGTTGCGAATATGCTTGCGGGAAAAGATTTCCGCCTGGAAGGCGATCAGCATATTTTTTCCGTAAGCCTCCGGATGACCGTTATGGGCGGGCGATATGCTTCGCCGGTGGATGTGGCTGCTTCTGCCTCGGGCAGGGGCACCATCTATGATGAGGAAAGGAACCCGTATTCCATAAAACAGGCGCCGTACTTCCGTACAGATCTTAAACTGGGAGGACGCCGGAATTTTAAACGCTCGACTCTTGAAGGCGGTGTTGACCTGCGCAACGTTACCAACCGCCAGCATCTTTTTGTACAACTGTACGACCGGAAAACACAAAGGGTAGTGAACCAGTACCAGCCGGGCATCCTGGTAGTGCCCTATTTCCGCTTTACGTTTTAG
- a CDS encoding helix-turn-helix domain-containing protein: protein MLYLTGIIVSVYLLILLIAKPQKTTADKILTAWQFLATIHLGYLYLFVSGSYKNVPGILGWELPFPFIHGPFLYLYTLYLTNQQQHKYRWIWHFLPFFADYVLWVPLLLMNPGQKLYAYEHGAPGLRGIIMGHTIALIISGVVYIIAALVLLKRHRKNIAGQFSYTGKISLNWLRYLIGGIGVIWFFVIFYRTEQTLYISVSLFIFFIGFFGVRQEGIFNRRTAGSEPAPGPPYEDPVPGAMLQPAALLMKNTVPEKVKYEKSTLTGEEAAEIHQRLNDLMQDTRLFKNAELTLGDVAEQLDIHSGTLSQVINSRVEKSFYDYINELRVEEFKKIVRHPDNQNYTLLSLAFECGFNSKSSFNRNFKKFTGQSPSEYLKNRHIDL, encoded by the coding sequence ATGCTATACCTTACGGGGATCATTGTATCTGTATACCTGTTGATACTGCTGATAGCGAAGCCGCAAAAAACCACCGCCGATAAGATCCTTACGGCATGGCAGTTTCTGGCTACGATCCATCTGGGGTACCTCTACCTCTTTGTTTCGGGCAGCTACAAGAATGTGCCGGGGATATTAGGCTGGGAGCTGCCCTTTCCGTTTATCCATGGTCCGTTCCTGTATTTATATACCTTATATCTTACCAATCAGCAACAACATAAGTACCGGTGGATCTGGCATTTTCTGCCATTTTTTGCCGATTATGTATTGTGGGTTCCTTTGCTGTTAATGAACCCCGGACAAAAATTATATGCCTATGAGCATGGCGCGCCCGGGCTCAGGGGCATAATAATGGGGCATACCATCGCCCTTATCATTTCAGGAGTGGTATACATTATTGCGGCATTGGTATTGCTGAAACGTCACCGGAAAAATATTGCAGGACAGTTTTCTTACACCGGGAAAATCTCATTGAACTGGCTGCGCTACCTTATAGGAGGAATAGGGGTTATCTGGTTTTTTGTAATATTTTACCGCACTGAGCAAACCCTCTATATTTCCGTTTCCCTTTTTATATTTTTTATCGGATTTTTTGGGGTGCGGCAGGAAGGTATTTTTAACCGGAGAACTGCAGGCAGCGAACCGGCTCCGGGCCCGCCGTATGAAGATCCGGTACCCGGCGCTATGCTGCAGCCGGCAGCCCTGCTTATGAAAAATACGGTGCCTGAAAAAGTAAAATATGAAAAGTCGACACTGACCGGGGAGGAGGCAGCAGAGATACACCAGCGTCTCAATGACCTGATGCAGGATACCCGCTTATTTAAGAACGCGGAACTGACGCTGGGAGATGTGGCCGAACAACTGGATATCCATAGCGGCACCCTGTCGCAGGTCATCAACTCCCGGGTCGAAAAGAGCTTCTATGACTATATCAATGAATTGCGGGTAGAGGAGTTTAAAAAGATCGTAAGGCATCCCGATAATCAAAACTATACCCTGTTATCGCTGGCTTTTGAATGCGGCTTTAATTCCAAATCTTCTTTTAACCGGAATTTTAAAAAATTTACCGGCCAGTCACCGTCTGAGTATCTGAAAAACCGGCACATTGATTTGTGA
- the thiL gene encoding thiamine-phosphate kinase, with product MSERTELSELGEFGLIDHLTKNIELQNVSSLLGVGDDAAVIDHFGKQTVVTTDLLLEGVHFDLMYTPLKHLGYKSVVVNLSDIYAMNATPTQIIMGIGISNRFSLEALDEFYEGVYAACSHYGVDLVGGDTTTSQKGFVISVTAIGEVTPDKFVKRNTAKKGDLLCVSGDLGAAYVGLLFLEREKKIFLESPKVQPDLEGETYVIGRLLKPEARKDIVEFFAEESLLPSAMMDISDGLSSEILHICKDSQLGCVLYEDKIPVADETRNAAFKFEIDPTACALSGGEDYELLFTVPQADYEKINANPAISIIGYMTDASEGAHIITKGGSRHEITAQGWNPIG from the coding sequence ATGAGTGAACGTACAGAATTGTCGGAGCTGGGTGAATTTGGTCTGATCGACCACCTGACAAAAAATATAGAACTGCAGAACGTTTCCTCCCTGCTGGGGGTGGGTGATGATGCTGCTGTAATTGATCATTTTGGAAAACAGACCGTTGTTACTACCGACCTGCTTCTGGAAGGCGTCCACTTCGACCTGATGTATACGCCGTTAAAACACCTGGGGTATAAATCTGTTGTGGTGAACCTGAGCGACATATACGCGATGAATGCCACTCCTACCCAGATCATCATGGGTATCGGCATCAGCAACCGCTTCAGTCTGGAGGCACTGGATGAATTTTATGAAGGGGTATATGCCGCCTGCAGTCATTACGGAGTAGACCTGGTGGGCGGGGATACCACTACCTCTCAAAAAGGGTTTGTGATTTCTGTTACCGCCATCGGTGAAGTAACCCCCGATAAATTTGTAAAAAGAAATACAGCAAAAAAAGGAGACCTGCTCTGTGTCAGCGGCGATCTGGGAGCCGCCTATGTGGGCCTGCTGTTCCTGGAGCGCGAAAAGAAGATCTTCCTGGAAAGCCCGAAAGTGCAGCCGGATCTTGAAGGAGAAACCTATGTGATCGGCCGGTTATTGAAACCCGAAGCCCGAAAAGATATTGTTGAATTTTTTGCAGAAGAGTCCCTGTTGCCCTCGGCAATGATGGACATCAGCGATGGGTTGAGCTCGGAGATCCTGCATATCTGTAAGGACAGCCAGCTGGGTTGTGTATTGTATGAGGACAAGATACCGGTAGCCGATGAAACCCGGAATGCCGCATTCAAATTCGAAATCGATCCGACTGCCTGTGCACTGAGCGGGGGCGAGGATTATGAATTACTGTTTACCGTACCACAGGCCGACTATGAAAAAATTAACGCGAACCCGGCCATCAGCATCATCGGGTATATGACGGACGCAAGTGAAGGCGCTCATATTATTACCAAAGGAGGCAGCCGGCATGAGATCACCGCCCAGGGCTGGAACCCGATCGGGTAA
- a CDS encoding inositol monophosphatase family protein: MLATVLEAAVRAGAAELTRYFQQSFSIQHKEGRNNLVTDADHASERAIIEVIRSHYPDHFILTEESGELVQESDYKWIIDPLDGTINFAHGIPINCVSVGVEYKKEIILGMVYNPHMNELFFAEKGKGATLNGLPLKVSEETEAMRSCLVTGFPYVYINMENGPLQVFERFIKEGVPVRRLGAAAIDLCWVAAGRFDGFYEHKLEAWDSAAGYLIVEEAGGKVTDFNGGKFSPYQHRILATNGRIHDELLAIINNVAAANG, translated from the coding sequence ATGTTAGCAACCGTTTTAGAAGCAGCAGTAAGGGCCGGCGCAGCAGAACTGACCCGTTATTTTCAACAGTCGTTTTCGATACAGCATAAAGAAGGGCGCAATAACCTGGTTACAGATGCCGACCATGCATCGGAAAGGGCCATTATAGAGGTGATCCGCAGCCATTATCCGGATCATTTTATTTTAACCGAGGAAAGCGGGGAACTGGTGCAGGAATCGGATTACAAATGGATCATTGATCCGCTGGACGGCACCATTAATTTTGCGCATGGGATCCCGATAAACTGTGTGTCGGTTGGAGTGGAATATAAAAAAGAGATCATTTTAGGAATGGTTTACAACCCGCACATGAATGAATTGTTCTTTGCGGAAAAAGGCAAAGGGGCAACGTTAAACGGCCTGCCTTTAAAAGTAAGTGAGGAAACAGAGGCGATGCGGTCCTGCCTGGTAACGGGATTTCCCTATGTGTATATAAATATGGAAAACGGACCATTACAGGTCTTTGAGCGGTTTATAAAGGAAGGAGTTCCGGTACGCCGGCTGGGTGCTGCGGCTATTGACCTTTGCTGGGTGGCTGCCGGCCGGTTCGACGGGTTTTATGAGCACAAGCTGGAAGCCTGGGACAGCGCGGCCGGGTACCTGATCGTGGAAGAGGCGGGTGGAAAAGTGACGGATTTTAATGGTGGTAAGTTCTCTCCGTACCAGCACCGCATCCTGGCTACGAACGGAAGGATACACGATGAGTTGCTGGCGATCATTAATAATGTTGCTGCCGCCAACGGCTGA
- a CDS encoding glycosyltransferase family 2 protein: protein MTLSIIIVSYNVKYFLEQCLLSVQRAAKDIATEVIVIDNCSADGSPEYLKPLFPGVQFISNSKNYGFGKACNQGLRRSKGTFVLFLNPDTLVPEDCFEKCLEVFEQKEEVGALGIRMINGKGAFLKESKRGFPSFSASFFKLSGISRLFPGSKTADRYYLGHLDDKKDQYTEVLAGAFMLIPRRVLDKTGGFDEAFFMYGEDIDLSYRIMQAGYKNYYLSAPSIIHFKGESTSRNSLQYIRNFYRAMSIFVSKHYRGIKGAGLRLMAQPGIWGHAAFTFIREGLRSRKKTSPAGNRKIVVGTETTAARLAQQFFAVPPDFLLLSPGREQLYTVLGSDPSASVYLCEADLSFSELIRITEKSKHPRLYFYSGRSLITSG, encoded by the coding sequence ATGACCCTTTCCATTATCATAGTCAGTTATAATGTCAAGTATTTTTTAGAGCAATGCCTGTTGTCCGTACAACGTGCGGCAAAAGATATCGCCACAGAGGTGATCGTGATCGACAATTGCTCCGCCGATGGCAGCCCGGAGTACCTGAAACCACTTTTTCCCGGGGTACAGTTCATCAGCAACAGCAAAAACTACGGTTTTGGAAAAGCCTGTAACCAGGGGCTGCGCCGTTCGAAAGGAACCTTTGTGCTGTTCCTTAACCCGGATACGCTTGTCCCGGAAGATTGTTTTGAAAAATGCCTGGAGGTTTTTGAACAAAAAGAAGAAGTGGGAGCACTTGGCATCCGGATGATCAACGGCAAAGGAGCCTTCCTGAAAGAATCCAAACGGGGTTTTCCTTCCTTTTCAGCCTCTTTTTTTAAACTCTCAGGCATCAGCCGGCTCTTTCCCGGTTCAAAAACAGCAGACCGGTATTATCTGGGACATCTGGACGATAAAAAAGATCAATACACGGAAGTGCTTGCAGGTGCTTTTATGCTGATCCCGAGGCGGGTGCTTGACAAAACAGGTGGGTTTGATGAGGCTTTCTTTATGTATGGAGAAGATATTGACCTGAGCTACCGCATTATGCAGGCCGGTTATAAGAACTATTATCTTTCCGCTCCGTCCATCATTCATTTCAAAGGGGAAAGCACTTCCAGGAACAGCCTGCAGTATATCAGGAATTTTTACCGGGCCATGAGCATCTTTGTCAGCAAACATTACCGGGGTATAAAGGGTGCCGGACTTCGTCTGATGGCACAGCCCGGAATATGGGGTCATGCAGCATTTACCTTTATAAGAGAAGGACTGCGCTCCAGGAAAAAGACATCGCCGGCCGGAAACCGGAAAATAGTGGTTGGCACCGAAACTACAGCGGCAAGGCTGGCACAGCAGTTTTTTGCAGTCCCGCCGGATTTTCTCCTTTTGTCCCCGGGTCGGGAACAGCTTTACACCGTGTTGGGATCCGATCCCTCCGCTTCCGTATACCTGTGTGAAGCGGATCTTTCTTTTTCTGAGCTCATCCGGATCACAGAAAAAAGCAAACACCCGCGGCTCTATTTTTACAGCGGCCGCAGCCTGATCACTTCAGGTTGA
- a CDS encoding GH3 family domain-containing protein — MASIIDIKLPRSIASALRLPKRNAKTQQRRVLKKLLKKARFTEFGQQYRFDEILLSKNIEKSFQKLVPVYDYNKIYEHWWVKTLEGKPDITWPGKIKYYALSSGTSEASSKYIPVTEDLLKSNTINYIKQLISVFGYKQANKKSLTKDFLIIGGATNLQKGEAGWFAGDLSGILAKKRPFWFQTFYKPGGRIAAIADWNQKLNEIVDNAHKWDIGYIVGVPAWCQMCMEMVIERYKLANIHEIWPNFGVFVHGGVAFEPYKKSFDKLLGKPIIYVENYLSSEGFIGYKMKEDRGIQLVTDNNIFFEFVPFDNCNFDAEGTMVDHPEAKLIDEVEVGKEYALLMSTNAGSWRYLIGDTIKFLDKEKAELIITGRTKHFLSLVGEHLSVENMNRAIQDTNDHFNISIQEYTVIGFPYEGYFAHRWYVATSDPVNNEELIAFIDNKLREINDDYATERTSALKEVFIEVLPPETFMKFMELKGKLGSQHKFPRVMKGRMLLDWENFLKTGRI, encoded by the coding sequence ATGGCATCAATAATAGATATTAAATTACCACGATCGATTGCCAGTGCGCTGCGACTTCCTAAGCGTAATGCAAAAACACAGCAACGAAGAGTACTAAAAAAACTCTTAAAAAAGGCAAGATTTACAGAATTTGGCCAACAATACCGGTTTGATGAGATCCTGCTTTCAAAAAACATCGAAAAAAGCTTTCAAAAACTGGTTCCTGTTTATGATTATAACAAGATCTATGAGCACTGGTGGGTAAAAACCCTGGAAGGCAAACCGGATATTACCTGGCCGGGAAAGATCAAATATTATGCACTGAGTTCCGGAACCTCTGAAGCATCCAGCAAATACATACCTGTAACCGAAGACCTGCTGAAAAGCAATACCATCAACTATATTAAACAACTGATCAGCGTTTTCGGGTATAAACAGGCCAATAAAAAATCACTGACCAAAGATTTTCTTATTATCGGCGGTGCCACCAATCTTCAAAAGGGAGAGGCCGGCTGGTTTGCCGGTGATCTGAGCGGTATCCTTGCCAAAAAACGGCCTTTCTGGTTTCAGACATTTTATAAACCCGGTGGCCGTATCGCAGCCATAGCCGACTGGAACCAGAAGCTGAATGAAATCGTAGACAATGCCCATAAATGGGATATCGGTTATATTGTGGGTGTACCGGCCTGGTGCCAAATGTGTATGGAAATGGTCATTGAGCGATATAAACTGGCAAATATTCATGAAATATGGCCAAACTTTGGTGTTTTCGTTCACGGAGGAGTAGCATTTGAGCCCTATAAAAAATCCTTTGACAAATTGCTGGGCAAACCGATCATTTATGTGGAGAACTACCTGTCGAGCGAGGGATTTATCGGATATAAAATGAAGGAAGACCGCGGCATTCAGCTGGTGACCGATAACAATATCTTTTTTGAATTTGTACCCTTTGATAACTGCAATTTTGATGCGGAGGGCACCATGGTGGATCATCCCGAAGCAAAACTGATCGACGAAGTGGAAGTGGGGAAGGAATACGCGCTGCTGATGAGCACCAATGCAGGAAGCTGGCGTTATCTTATCGGAGATACCATAAAATTCCTGGATAAAGAAAAGGCTGAGCTGATCATAACCGGAAGAACCAAACATTTTTTAAGCCTGGTGGGCGAACACCTGAGTGTGGAGAATATGAACCGGGCCATTCAGGATACCAATGATCATTTTAATATCAGCATACAGGAATATACCGTTATCGGCTTCCCCTATGAGGGCTACTTTGCCCATCGCTGGTATGTAGCAACCAGTGATCCGGTGAACAATGAGGAGCTCATTGCGTTTATTGATAATAAGCTTCGCGAGATCAATGATGATTACGCCACGGAGAGAACCAGTGCATTAAAGGAAGTATTTATAGAAGTGCTGCCCCCTGAAACATTTATGAAATTTATGGAACTCAAAGGCAAGCTCGGAAGCCAGCATAAATTTCCAAGGGTGATGAAAGGCCGTATGCTTCTTGACTGGGAAAATTTTTTAAAAACAGGACGAATTTAA
- a CDS encoding LysE family translocator, translating to MIEAFIKGITMGLLLCIAVGPVLFSVIKHSINVGHRGGLAFVLGVSASDTTLAFISNFFSQFFTSLSSQKVAISIVGSTFLIVLGIYYAFFKKIRIRDRIKRTPPVFRKRDYLQLFLSGFFLNTLNPGIFIFWLTASTTFITHTINERIVIFITALLIVLATDIAKVMLANKIRTRLTPRNIHLLNRVNGFVLMCFGIALIIRLVI from the coding sequence ATGATTGAAGCCTTTATTAAAGGAATAACCATGGGTCTGCTGCTCTGCATTGCAGTAGGGCCGGTACTCTTCTCAGTCATCAAACACAGCATTAATGTGGGACACCGCGGGGGACTGGCCTTTGTGCTGGGTGTTTCCGCAAGCGACACCACCCTGGCCTTTATCAGCAATTTTTTTTCACAGTTTTTTACAAGCCTCAGCTCGCAGAAGGTAGCCATCAGCATAGTGGGCAGCACCTTCCTTATTGTGCTGGGCATTTACTATGCTTTTTTTAAAAAGATCCGGATCCGCGACCGCATCAAAAGAACGCCGCCGGTTTTCCGGAAGCGCGACTATCTGCAGCTGTTCCTCTCCGGCTTTTTTCTCAATACCCTCAACCCCGGCATATTCATTTTCTGGCTTACTGCTTCCACCACGTTTATCACACATACCATCAATGAACGGATCGTTATTTTTATAACGGCACTCCTTATTGTTCTGGCTACAGATATCGCCAAGGTAATGCTGGCCAATAAAATCCGCACGCGGCTTACACCACGGAATATTCATTTACTAAACAGGGTCAATGGTTTTGTTTTAATGTGCTTTGGCATTGCCCTGATCATCCGGCTGGTGATATAA
- the mtgA gene encoding monofunctional biosynthetic peptidoglycan transglycosylase has protein sequence MKVLKGIWKWGKRLFVVLFVGQLIYIVLLKWVNPPVTLTQIGSMLNGRGFHQQNRSAAYVSENARLAVIASEDQLFPDHNGFDWKQIQKAIEYNQKKPGRIRGASTISQQTAKNVFLWQGKGWIRKSLEAYFTFMIEKIWGKKRILEVYLNVAEMGSGIFGIEQAAQDYFNKPAANLSAFEAAAIAAALPNPVQRKVKPMAPEVSRRARQIVQQMNFLKPDRDIQKIIREN, from the coding sequence ATGAAGGTTCTTAAAGGCATATGGAAATGGGGCAAGCGGTTATTTGTTGTGTTGTTCGTAGGCCAGTTGATCTATATCGTGCTGCTTAAATGGGTCAATCCTCCTGTTACGCTTACACAGATCGGCAGTATGCTGAATGGCAGGGGCTTTCACCAGCAGAACAGGTCTGCTGCCTATGTATCGGAAAACGCCCGGCTGGCGGTGATTGCATCGGAAGACCAGCTGTTTCCGGACCATAACGGCTTCGACTGGAAACAGATACAGAAGGCGATTGAGTACAATCAGAAAAAACCGGGCAGGATCCGGGGTGCCAGCACCATCAGCCAGCAAACAGCAAAAAATGTATTCCTCTGGCAGGGCAAGGGCTGGATCCGGAAAAGTCTTGAAGCTTATTTCACCTTTATGATCGAAAAAATCTGGGGTAAAAAGCGCATCCTTGAAGTGTACCTGAATGTAGCAGAAATGGGCAGCGGCATCTTCGGTATCGAACAGGCAGCCCAGGACTATTTTAATAAACCGGCGGCAAACCTCTCCGCCTTTGAGGCTGCTGCCATTGCCGCAGCACTGCCCAACCCGGTACAGCGGAAGGTAAAACCCATGGCACCGGAAGTATCCCGGCGTGCCCGGCAAATTGTACAGCAAATGAATTTTCTGAAACCGGACCGGGACATTCAAAAGATCATCCGGGAAAATTAA
- a CDS encoding LytR/AlgR family response regulator transcription factor, producing the protein MNAKGPLICLLVDDNKVARVILRKILRNVNAVEVVGECESALEAKSFLEFNHVDVLFLDVEMPEMNGLELLKLLPNRPHTILTTAKEQYAVEAFELNVVDYLVKPFTLTRVLAAIDKVQELIRFKQSQQADAITPKHLFIKENKVIRKINVEDILWMEAKGDYVQFNLPDKTYMVHGSLKTIEDKFSTDKFVRVHRSYVIAIDKVEYIENRLVYIKNQPIPVSESYKDALLAKLHLL; encoded by the coding sequence ATGAATGCGAAGGGCCCTCTGATATGCTTATTGGTTGACGATAATAAAGTAGCTCGGGTTATTTTAAGAAAGATCCTTCGAAATGTGAATGCCGTGGAGGTAGTGGGGGAATGCGAAAGTGCGCTTGAGGCAAAGAGTTTTCTGGAATTCAATCATGTCGATGTGCTCTTTCTGGATGTGGAGATGCCGGAGATGAACGGATTGGAATTACTGAAGCTATTGCCGAACCGCCCGCACACAATTCTTACCACCGCAAAAGAACAATATGCCGTTGAAGCATTTGAGCTGAACGTTGTGGATTATCTTGTAAAACCTTTTACGCTTACAAGGGTGCTTGCCGCGATTGACAAGGTACAGGAGCTGATCCGGTTTAAACAATCGCAGCAGGCGGATGCCATAACTCCCAAGCATTTGTTTATAAAGGAAAACAAGGTGATCCGTAAGATAAATGTAGAAGATATCCTGTGGATGGAGGCCAAAGGCGACTATGTGCAGTTTAATTTGCCCGATAAAACCTATATGGTGCACGGAAGCCTGAAGACGATTGAGGATAAATTCTCTACAGACAAGTTTGTAAGGGTACACCGAAGCTATGTTATTGCCATTGATAAGGTGGAATACATCGAAAACAGGCTCGTTTATATTAAAAATCAACCGATACCCGTCTCTGAAAGTTATAAGGACGCACTGCTCGCAAAGCTGCATCTTTTATAA